One segment of Bradyrhizobium sp. CB2312 DNA contains the following:
- a CDS encoding 2-dehydropantoate 2-reductase has protein sequence MKICIYGAGAIGGYLGVQLARAGADVSLVARGAHLAAMRERGLTLFAGEETHTVHPRCTDNPTELVVQDYIIITLKAHSITGVIEKMQPLLGPHTRIVTAVNGIPYWYFYKHGGQYENSTLESIDPGGRQWREIGAERAIGCIVYPATEIEAPGVIRHVYGNNFPLGEPSGEITSDVQRLADLFVAAGLKAPVLDRIRDEIWLKLWGNVCFNPISALTHATLDVICTDPSTRALSRAIMVETQAIAETFGVKFRVDVERRIEGARKVGAHKTSMLQDLERGRPMEIDPLVTVVQEMGRLTGIATPALDSVLAMVTQRARIAGLYDGVAAPGDPRALAVA, from the coding sequence ATGAAGATCTGCATCTACGGCGCCGGCGCGATCGGCGGATATCTCGGGGTTCAGCTCGCGCGCGCTGGCGCGGACGTCAGTCTCGTCGCCCGCGGTGCGCACCTCGCCGCGATGCGCGAGCGCGGCCTGACGCTGTTCGCGGGCGAGGAGACGCACACCGTGCATCCGCGCTGCACCGACAATCCCACTGAGCTCGTCGTGCAGGACTACATCATCATCACGCTGAAGGCGCATTCGATCACCGGCGTGATCGAGAAGATGCAGCCGCTGCTCGGACCGCACACCCGCATCGTCACCGCCGTCAACGGCATCCCCTATTGGTACTTCTACAAGCACGGCGGCCAATACGAGAATTCGACGCTGGAGAGCATCGATCCCGGCGGACGGCAGTGGCGCGAGATCGGCGCCGAGCGTGCCATCGGCTGCATCGTTTATCCCGCCACCGAGATCGAGGCGCCCGGCGTGATCCGTCACGTCTATGGCAACAATTTCCCGCTCGGCGAGCCCTCCGGCGAGATCACGAGCGACGTGCAGCGCCTTGCCGATCTCTTCGTCGCGGCTGGCCTCAAGGCACCGGTGCTCGACCGCATCCGCGACGAGATCTGGCTCAAGCTCTGGGGCAATGTCTGCTTCAATCCGATCAGCGCGCTGACCCATGCAACCCTCGACGTGATCTGCACCGATCCGTCCACGCGTGCCCTGTCGCGCGCGATCATGGTGGAGACGCAGGCGATCGCCGAGACCTTCGGCGTCAAGTTCCGCGTCGACGTCGAGCGCCGTATCGAGGGCGCCCGCAAGGTCGGCGCGCACAAGACCTCGATGCTGCAGGATCTCGAGCGCGGCCGCCCGATGGAGATCGACCCGCTCGTCACCGTGGTGCAGGAGATGGGCCGCCTCACCGGCATCGCCACGCCTGCGCTGGACTCGGTGCTGGCGATGGTGACCCAGCGCGCCCGCATCGCCGGTCTCTATGACGGCGTCGCGGCACCCGGCGATCCCCGCGCACTGGCGGTGGCGTGA
- a CDS encoding fumarylacetoacetate hydrolase family protein, with amino-acid sequence MKHWLRFPHSGATGFGTLTSSGISVHEGEMFGHHAATGKTLALSEVELLAPCAPSKIVALWNNFHALAAKLNQPEPPEPLYLLKATTTIAAPGAVIRRPSYYDGKTTYEGELGIVIGKTCARVSPGEADGFIFGYTCVNDITANDILTRDPTFPQWARAKGIDDYGPFGPVIATGLDPAKLVVRTILNGAERQNYPISDMIFSAQELVSRISHDMTLLPGDLIAVGTSVGVGVMKEPVNNVTVAIEGIGELTNEFRL; translated from the coding sequence ATGAAACACTGGCTGCGCTTCCCTCATAGCGGTGCGACCGGCTTCGGTACGCTGACCTCATCGGGTATCAGCGTCCATGAAGGCGAGATGTTCGGCCACCATGCGGCGACCGGCAAGACACTGGCGCTGTCCGAGGTCGAGCTGCTCGCGCCGTGCGCGCCCAGCAAGATCGTCGCGCTCTGGAATAATTTCCACGCGCTCGCGGCGAAGCTCAACCAGCCCGAGCCGCCGGAGCCGCTCTATCTGCTCAAGGCCACCACCACGATCGCCGCGCCCGGCGCGGTGATCCGCCGCCCCTCTTATTACGACGGCAAGACCACCTATGAGGGCGAGCTCGGCATCGTCATCGGCAAGACCTGCGCCCGCGTCTCGCCTGGCGAAGCCGACGGCTTCATCTTCGGCTACACCTGCGTCAACGACATCACCGCCAACGACATCCTGACCCGCGACCCCACCTTCCCGCAATGGGCCCGCGCCAAGGGTATCGACGATTACGGCCCGTTCGGCCCGGTCATCGCGACCGGCCTCGATCCGGCCAAGCTCGTGGTGCGCACCATCCTCAACGGCGCCGAGCGGCAGAACTATCCAATCTCGGACATGATCTTCTCCGCGCAGGAGCTGGTCAGCCGGATTTCGCACGACATGACGCTGCTGCCCGGCGACCTCATCGCGGTCGGGACATCGGTGGGCGTCGGCGTGATGAAGGAGCCGGTGAACAATGTGACCGTCGCGATCGAAGGCATCGGCGAGCTCACCAACGAATTCCGGCTGTAG
- a CDS encoding nitronate monooxygenase family protein has protein sequence MLQTRFTELVGVEHPIVQGGMQWVGRAELVAAVANAGALGFITALTQPTPEDLTKEIARCRDLTDKPFGVNLTILPAIKPPPYAEYRAAIIESGIKVVETAGNKPQEHVDEFRKHGVKVVHKCTSVRHALSAERMGVDAISIDGFECAGHPGEDDTPGLILIPAAANKVKIPMIASGGFADARGLVAALALGADGINMGTRFMATKESPIHQLIKEKIVANDERETELIFRTMRNTSRVARNEISTRVVAMEKEGAKFEDIRELVAGARGKMVYATGNSDEGIWSAGQVQGLIQDIPSCAELISRIVREAEAIIRNRLEGMIVHPSAQAAE, from the coding sequence ATGCTGCAGACACGGTTCACTGAGCTCGTCGGGGTCGAGCACCCGATCGTTCAGGGCGGCATGCAATGGGTCGGCCGGGCCGAACTGGTCGCGGCCGTCGCCAACGCCGGCGCGCTCGGCTTCATCACGGCGCTGACCCAGCCGACGCCGGAGGATCTCACCAAAGAGATTGCGCGCTGCCGCGACCTCACCGACAAGCCCTTTGGCGTGAACCTCACCATCCTGCCCGCGATCAAGCCGCCGCCTTACGCCGAATACCGCGCCGCCATCATCGAGAGCGGCATCAAGGTGGTCGAGACCGCCGGCAACAAGCCGCAGGAGCATGTCGACGAGTTCAGGAAGCACGGCGTCAAGGTCGTGCACAAATGCACCAGCGTCCGCCACGCCCTCTCGGCCGAGCGCATGGGCGTCGATGCCATCTCGATCGACGGGTTCGAATGCGCCGGCCACCCCGGCGAGGACGACACCCCCGGCCTGATCCTGATCCCGGCCGCCGCCAACAAGGTCAAGATCCCGATGATCGCCTCCGGCGGCTTTGCCGACGCCCGCGGCCTCGTCGCCGCGCTGGCGCTGGGCGCCGATGGCATCAACATGGGCACCCGCTTCATGGCGACCAAGGAGAGCCCGATCCACCAGCTCATCAAGGAGAAGATCGTCGCCAATGACGAGCGCGAGACCGAGCTGATCTTCCGCACCATGCGCAACACCTCGCGCGTCGCCAGGAACGAGATCTCGACCAGGGTCGTCGCCATGGAGAAGGAAGGCGCCAAGTTCGAGGACATCCGCGAGCTCGTTGCGGGGGCCCGCGGCAAGATGGTCTACGCGACCGGCAATTCCGACGAAGGCATCTGGTCGGCCGGCCAGGTCCAGGGCCTGATCCAGGACATCCCGAGCTGCGCCGAGCTGATCTCCCGCATCGTGCGCGAAGCGGAGGCGATCATCAGGAACAGGCTCGAAGGCATGATCGTTCATCCGAGCGCGCAAGCGGCGGAATAA
- a CDS encoding zinc-binding dehydrogenase: MKAYVYGPEGAQISDVPQPKPKGTQVLVRVRACGLNRADTGMRKGHAHGAAGGVGTVLGMEWAGEVVELGPDAKGVKVGDRIMGSGGAAFAEYTLADHGRLFRAPSNMNFEEAATLPVALATMHNAVVTVGGVQPGQAVLIQGASSGVGLMAMQIAKLKGARLVIGSSTDAYRRGRLKEYGADLAVDSSDPKWVEEVLKATGGEGVDLIVDQVSGKVASQNLAATKVLGRIVNVGRLGGTHADFNFDLHAARRISYIGVTFRTRTIEEVREIFEEVRKDIWGAVESRKLQLPIDKVYGFDDIDKAFEHMEANKHLGKIVVTL; encoded by the coding sequence ATGAAGGCTTACGTCTACGGCCCTGAGGGCGCTCAGATTTCCGACGTTCCTCAACCTAAGCCTAAAGGCACGCAAGTGCTGGTCCGCGTGCGTGCCTGTGGGCTTAATCGCGCCGACACCGGCATGCGCAAGGGCCACGCCCATGGCGCGGCCGGCGGTGTCGGCACCGTGCTCGGCATGGAATGGGCGGGCGAGGTCGTCGAGCTCGGACCGGACGCCAAGGGCGTCAAGGTCGGCGACCGCATCATGGGATCGGGCGGCGCGGCGTTTGCCGAGTATACGCTGGCCGACCATGGCCGGCTGTTCCGCGCTCCCTCGAACATGAATTTCGAGGAGGCCGCCACCCTGCCCGTCGCGCTCGCGACCATGCACAATGCCGTCGTCACCGTCGGCGGCGTGCAGCCGGGCCAGGCCGTGCTGATCCAGGGCGCGAGCTCCGGCGTCGGCCTGATGGCGATGCAGATCGCCAAGCTGAAGGGCGCAAGGCTCGTGATCGGCTCCTCGACCGATGCCTATCGCCGCGGCCGGCTGAAGGAATATGGCGCCGACCTCGCGGTCGATTCCTCCGATCCCAAATGGGTCGAGGAGGTGCTGAAGGCGACCGGCGGCGAAGGCGTCGACCTCATCGTCGACCAGGTCTCCGGCAAGGTCGCGAGCCAGAACCTCGCCGCGACCAAGGTCCTGGGCCGCATCGTCAATGTCGGCCGGCTCGGCGGCACCCATGCCGATTTCAACTTCGACCTGCATGCCGCCCGCCGCATCTCCTATATCGGCGTCACCTTCCGCACCCGGACCATCGAGGAGGTCCGCGAGATCTTCGAGGAGGTCCGGAAGGACATCTGGGGCGCGGTGGAATCGCGAAAACTGCAGCTGCCGATCGACAAGGTCTATGGGTTCGACGACATCGACAAGGCGTTCGAGCACATGGAGGCGAACAAGCATCTGGGGAAGATCGTGGTGACCTTGTAG
- a CDS encoding cation-efflux pump, producing MTSQHNKTSVAAISIFASGGMAAAKFVVGIAIGSLALISEALHSSIDLVATIITWAVVRVSDKPADEEHHYGHGKLESISALGVTALLYVLAGGILVEAYSRLREGTPPPTISAVPFVVLVIDIVVNLWRARALHRAARETRSQALAADALHFASDVMGSFAVIVGLILAALGFWWGDAAAAAAVAVMIALLGLRMAGSTVQTLVDRAPEGAQEKATAAIRSVPGVIDVERLRVRMVGATTFIDTIAKVPRTYPIDRIEEIKREAQAAVDKAFGDADLTFTPVPVARDNETVRDRIMVIAHNSGLAIHHVTVHDLGAKLIVSIDLEVDAEMQLEAAHDIANTLERSIQEEFGEDVEVDVHIEPLEPELPFGVDAAPERVQTIAAALAEFAGEGEIHDIHNVRVRNTDAGEIVNFHCRAAPSMSVIKVHEHVDAIERALRRAFPSVKRVISHAEPPRA from the coding sequence ATGACTTCCCAGCACAACAAGACCTCGGTCGCGGCCATCTCGATCTTCGCCAGCGGCGGCATGGCGGCGGCCAAGTTCGTGGTCGGCATCGCGATCGGCTCGCTCGCACTGATCTCCGAGGCCCTGCACTCCTCGATCGACCTGGTCGCGACCATCATCACCTGGGCGGTGGTGCGGGTCTCCGACAAGCCGGCGGACGAGGAGCACCATTACGGCCACGGCAAGCTGGAGAGCATCTCCGCGCTCGGCGTCACCGCCCTGCTCTACGTGCTCGCCGGCGGCATCCTGGTCGAGGCCTATAGCCGCTTGCGCGAGGGAACCCCGCCGCCGACCATCTCGGCCGTGCCGTTCGTGGTGCTGGTGATCGACATCGTCGTCAATCTCTGGCGCGCCCGTGCCCTGCACCGGGCCGCGCGGGAAACCAGGAGCCAGGCTCTCGCAGCCGACGCGCTGCATTTCGCCTCCGACGTGATGGGCTCATTCGCCGTGATCGTCGGCCTGATCCTCGCCGCCCTCGGCTTCTGGTGGGGCGACGCCGCGGCCGCCGCCGCGGTCGCGGTGATGATCGCCCTGCTCGGCCTGCGCATGGCCGGCTCGACCGTGCAGACGCTGGTCGACCGCGCCCCCGAGGGCGCGCAGGAGAAGGCCACCGCCGCGATCCGCAGTGTGCCCGGCGTGATCGATGTCGAGCGGCTGCGCGTGCGCATGGTCGGGGCGACCACCTTCATCGACACCATCGCCAAGGTGCCGCGGACCTACCCGATCGACCGGATCGAGGAGATCAAGCGCGAGGCGCAGGCCGCCGTCGACAAGGCGTTCGGCGATGCCGACCTCACCTTCACCCCGGTCCCGGTCGCGCGCGACAACGAGACCGTGCGCGACCGCATCATGGTGATCGCCCACAATTCCGGCCTCGCCATCCACCACGTCACGGTGCACGATCTCGGCGCCAAGCTGATCGTCAGCATCGACCTCGAGGTCGACGCCGAGATGCAGCTCGAGGCCGCCCATGACATCGCCAACACGCTGGAGCGCAGCATCCAGGAGGAGTTCGGCGAGGACGTCGAGGTCGACGTCCATATCGAGCCGCTGGAGCCTGAACTGCCGTTCGGCGTCGACGCCGCGCCTGAGCGGGTGCAGACCATCGCCGCCGCGCTGGCCGAGTTCGCCGGCGAAGGCGAGATCCACGACATCCATAATGTGCGCGTCCGCAACACCGACGCCGGCGAGATCGTCAACTTCCACTGCCGCGCCGCGCCGTCGATGAGCGTCATCAAGGTGCACGAGCATGTCGACGCGATCGAGCGCGCGCTGCGCCGCGCGTTCCCGAGCGTGAAGCGCGTCATCAGTCACGCCGAACCGCCGCGCGCGTGA
- a CDS encoding ATP-binding protein: MSRADAANACVQSDSIKGLAQSIAKPAYHRLLIAEPALRRAVPTLIIAFLITICLGAFVQVVDQTRQKRLVIRHDISALADLLAERIDRLTASRQERLKNIENLPTLLPDLIPSWGLAAGRHVIVTSAGIDRRILARIPIDSDPAGNDRLLDAITTAQLLAAPLRDNNVSDMTLPSGNAAMAISRQIKSLPGLVTVIQERNEPIWGSDAALSVTLSATTGFVVLILGFAFHWQSTRAREGDLINDAVRGRIDTALNRGRCGLWDWDLSRGRIFWSQSMFSMLGLDGRNELLTFGEVNALVKSDDIDLFEIADQLISEKIDHIDQTFRMQHVDGHWIWLRVRCEKTRGATDSSVHLIGIAVDITEQKSLAEKTVEADLRLRDAIETIPEAFVLWDASDRLVLCNSHFQRLHKLPDSAVIPGTSYETVLEVGRMPEVRTRHNETGAQGPGARTFEAQLDDGSWLHISERRTKDGGYVSVGTDITRIKEHEQKLVDNDLRLRATVIDLKRSQAALERQAVELADLAEKYQREKTRAEEANQTKSKFLANMSHELRTPLNAIIGFSEIMGSGMFGELGSEKYQEYCQDILTSGHYLLEVINDILDMSKIEAGRMKLDMEELDLAQTLAESLRVVTGRAQDKHLKLDADIAKSISVVADRRATKQIIVNLLSNAVKFTPDGGRVVVRSRQLDDKVVLMIADTGIGIAAHSLARLGRPFEQVESQLTKTYHGSGLGLAIARSLAQLHGGSMRLRSKIDVGTVVRVTLPRDAVKAACGISAAA; encoded by the coding sequence ATGTCGCGTGCAGACGCCGCGAACGCGTGCGTCCAATCCGATTCGATCAAGGGATTGGCGCAATCGATCGCGAAACCTGCCTACCACCGGCTGCTGATCGCGGAGCCGGCATTGCGCCGTGCCGTGCCGACGCTCATCATCGCCTTCCTGATCACCATCTGCCTCGGCGCGTTCGTCCAGGTCGTCGACCAGACGCGGCAGAAGCGGCTGGTGATCCGGCACGACATCTCGGCGCTCGCCGACCTGCTCGCCGAACGCATCGATCGCCTCACCGCCTCGCGTCAGGAGCGGCTGAAGAATATCGAGAACCTGCCGACGCTGCTGCCCGACCTCATTCCGTCCTGGGGCCTGGCCGCGGGCCGCCATGTCATCGTCACCTCGGCCGGTATCGACCGCCGCATCCTCGCGCGCATTCCGATCGACAGCGATCCCGCCGGCAATGACCGCCTGCTCGATGCGATCACCACTGCGCAGCTGCTCGCCGCCCCGCTGCGCGACAACAACGTCTCCGACATGACGCTGCCGAGCGGCAATGCCGCGATGGCGATCTCGCGCCAGATCAAGTCGCTGCCCGGCCTCGTCACGGTGATCCAGGAGCGCAACGAGCCGATCTGGGGCTCGGACGCCGCGCTCTCGGTGACGCTGTCGGCGACCACGGGCTTCGTCGTCCTGATCCTCGGCTTCGCCTTCCACTGGCAGTCCACCCGCGCCCGCGAGGGCGACCTCATCAACGACGCCGTGCGCGGCCGCATCGACACCGCGCTCAACCGCGGCCGCTGCGGATTGTGGGACTGGGACCTGTCGCGCGGCCGGATCTTCTGGTCGCAATCGATGTTCTCGATGCTCGGCCTCGACGGCCGCAACGAGCTCCTCACCTTCGGTGAGGTCAACGCCCTGGTGAAGTCCGACGACATCGACCTGTTCGAGATCGCCGACCAGCTGATCTCCGAGAAGATCGACCACATCGACCAGACCTTCCGCATGCAGCATGTCGACGGCCACTGGATCTGGCTCCGCGTCCGCTGCGAGAAGACGCGCGGGGCGACCGATTCCAGCGTGCACCTGATCGGCATCGCGGTCGACATCACCGAGCAGAAGAGCCTCGCCGAGAAGACCGTGGAAGCCGATCTGCGCCTGCGCGACGCGATCGAGACGATCCCGGAAGCCTTCGTGCTGTGGGACGCCAGCGACCGCCTCGTGCTCTGCAACTCGCACTTCCAGCGCCTGCACAAGCTGCCCGACAGCGCCGTCATCCCCGGCACCTCCTACGAGACCGTGCTCGAGGTCGGCCGCATGCCGGAGGTGCGCACCCGCCACAACGAGACCGGCGCGCAAGGCCCGGGCGCCCGCACCTTCGAGGCGCAGCTCGACGACGGCAGCTGGCTGCACATCAGCGAGCGCCGCACCAAGGACGGTGGCTACGTCTCGGTCGGCACCGACATCACCCGCATCAAGGAGCACGAGCAGAAGCTGGTCGACAACGATCTGCGCCTGCGCGCCACCGTCATCGACCTCAAGCGCTCGCAGGCCGCGCTTGAGCGCCAGGCGGTCGAGCTCGCCGATCTCGCCGAGAAGTACCAGCGCGAGAAGACCCGCGCCGAGGAAGCCAACCAGACCAAGTCGAAATTCCTCGCCAATATGAGCCACGAGCTGCGCACGCCGCTCAACGCCATCATCGGCTTCTCCGAGATCATGGGCTCGGGCATGTTCGGCGAGCTCGGCAGCGAGAAGTACCAGGAATACTGCCAGGACATCCTGACCAGCGGCCACTACCTGCTCGAGGTCATCAACGACATCCTCGACATGTCCAAGATCGAGGCTGGGCGCATGAAGCTCGACATGGAAGAGCTCGATCTGGCGCAGACGTTGGCGGAATCCTTGCGCGTCGTCACCGGCCGTGCCCAGGACAAGCACCTGAAGCTGGACGCCGACATCGCGAAATCCATCTCCGTCGTCGCCGATCGCCGCGCCACCAAGCAGATCATCGTCAATCTCTTGTCCAACGCGGTGAAGTTCACGCCCGACGGCGGACGCGTCGTGGTGCGCAGCCGGCAGCTCGACGACAAGGTCGTGCTGATGATCGCCGACACCGGCATCGGCATCGCTGCGCATTCGCTGGCGCGGCTCGGCCGCCCGTTCGAGCAGGTCGAGAGCCAGCTCACCAAGACCTATCACGGCTCGGGCCTCGGCCTAGCCATCGCCCGCTCGCTGGCGCAGCTGCACGGCGGCTCGATGCGGCTGCGCTCGAAGATCGATGTCGGCACCGTCGTCCGCGTCACCCTGCCGCGCGACGCCGTCAAGGCCGCGTGCGGGATATCGGCGGCCGCCTAA
- a CDS encoding LysR family transcriptional regulator yields MIDKLELLLALAKERHFGRAAEACGVTQPTMSTGLKQLEEILGVMLVQRGSRFQGFTPEGERALDWARRIVGDARAMRDEINGLKHQLSGEIRIAAIPTVLGMVAALTTPFRARHPEVRFRIQSTTSSEVLGLLENLEVDAGLTYIENEPIGKVRTIPLYNESYRLLTAPDAMFGDRETVTWTEVGQVPLCLLTPDMQNRRIIDRALRSVGAEATPTLTSNSLLVLFTHVKTGRWASVMPAKLAETLGLSDTVRSIPIVDPEVNYSIGMVIPQRDPMTPLIAALVNVAREVAPSLQL; encoded by the coding sequence TTGATCGACAAGCTTGAACTGCTGCTGGCGCTGGCAAAGGAACGGCATTTTGGTCGCGCGGCAGAGGCCTGCGGCGTGACCCAGCCGACGATGTCGACCGGGCTGAAGCAGCTCGAGGAGATCCTCGGCGTGATGCTGGTCCAGCGCGGCTCACGCTTCCAGGGCTTCACGCCTGAAGGCGAGCGGGCGCTGGACTGGGCGCGGCGGATCGTGGGCGATGCCCGCGCCATGCGCGACGAGATCAACGGGCTGAAGCACCAGCTCTCCGGCGAGATCCGCATTGCCGCGATCCCGACCGTGCTCGGCATGGTCGCCGCGCTGACGACGCCGTTCCGCGCGCGGCATCCCGAGGTGCGCTTCCGCATCCAGTCCACCACGTCATCTGAAGTGCTGGGGCTGCTCGAAAATCTCGAGGTCGACGCGGGGCTGACCTATATCGAGAACGAGCCGATCGGCAAGGTGCGCACCATCCCGCTCTACAACGAGAGCTACCGTTTGTTGACCGCGCCCGATGCGATGTTCGGCGACCGCGAGACGGTGACGTGGACCGAGGTCGGGCAGGTGCCGCTGTGCCTGCTCACGCCCGACATGCAGAACCGCCGCATCATCGATCGCGCGCTGCGCTCGGTCGGCGCCGAGGCGACGCCGACCCTGACCTCGAACTCGCTGCTGGTGCTGTTCACGCATGTGAAGACGGGGCGCTGGGCGAGCGTGATGCCCGCCAAGCTCGCCGAGACGCTGGGCCTCTCCGACACGGTGCGCTCGATCCCGATCGTCGATCCCGAGGTCAATTACAGCATCGGCATGGTGATCCCGCAGCGCGATCCCATGACGCCGCTGATCGCGGCGCTGGTCAATGTCGCGCGTGAGGTCGCGCCCTCGCTGCAGCTTTAG
- a CDS encoding formate dehydrogenase subunit gamma — protein sequence MTTLHEPCYESWDDTRGAEIIAEHAKQEGATLVILHALQEAFGYVPEAAIPMVAQALNLSRAEVHGVFTFYHDFRHKPAGRHVLKLCRAEACQAAGGDALAARAESKLGVSLGNTTADDRVTLEPIYCLGLCATAPSAMLDGRLIGRLDEKRLDALVAEAQR from the coding sequence ATGACAACGCTTCACGAGCCTTGCTACGAGTCCTGGGACGACACGCGCGGCGCCGAGATCATCGCCGAACATGCGAAGCAGGAGGGCGCAACGCTCGTCATCCTGCATGCGCTTCAGGAGGCGTTCGGCTACGTGCCGGAGGCGGCGATTCCCATGGTCGCGCAGGCGCTCAATCTGTCGCGCGCCGAGGTCCACGGCGTCTTCACCTTCTACCATGATTTCCGCCACAAGCCGGCCGGCCGCCATGTGCTGAAGCTGTGCCGCGCCGAAGCGTGCCAGGCTGCCGGCGGCGACGCGCTGGCCGCGCGCGCCGAGTCGAAGCTTGGCGTGTCGCTCGGCAATACGACCGCCGATGATCGCGTCACGCTGGAGCCGATCTACTGTCTCGGCCTGTGTGCGACTGCGCCGTCGGCGATGCTCGACGGCCGCCTCATCGGCCGGCTCGACGAGAAGCGCCTCGATGCACTCGTTGCGGAGGCCCAGCGATGA